A stretch of Microbaculum marinisediminis DNA encodes these proteins:
- a CDS encoding rhomboid family intramembrane serine protease encodes MQNRREPIFNLPATIVVIGVVLTAIHSVTFVVSPQTWLWTVLTFGFLPARYDPAFAYYGQLPGGLAADAWTFVSYAFLHGSWMHLGINVAWMVAFGTPVLRRFGTVRFLVLSGVAAVAGAALHLATHWGEAVPMIGASAAISGQMGAAVRFAFQRHVLFGIPDDNDERWKQPAVPLVEAFRDIRVLAFVVIWFAVNLAFGATPMIPGQDAPIAWQAHIGGFLVGLLLFGIFDPARPPKQPQGTGADGGERGH; translated from the coding sequence GTGCAAAATCGACGCGAGCCGATCTTCAACCTGCCCGCGACCATCGTCGTGATCGGCGTCGTTCTCACCGCAATCCACAGCGTGACCTTTGTCGTGAGTCCGCAGACATGGCTGTGGACCGTGCTCACCTTCGGGTTCCTGCCGGCGCGCTACGACCCCGCTTTCGCGTATTACGGGCAACTGCCCGGCGGGCTCGCGGCCGATGCCTGGACGTTCGTCAGCTATGCGTTCCTGCACGGGAGCTGGATGCATCTGGGCATCAACGTCGCCTGGATGGTGGCGTTCGGGACGCCCGTGCTGCGCCGCTTCGGGACGGTCCGCTTCCTCGTGCTTTCGGGCGTCGCCGCCGTCGCCGGCGCGGCGCTGCACCTGGCCACCCACTGGGGCGAGGCGGTTCCGATGATCGGCGCCTCGGCGGCGATCTCGGGACAGATGGGCGCGGCGGTGCGGTTCGCCTTCCAGCGCCACGTGCTGTTCGGCATTCCCGACGACAACGATGAGCGCTGGAAGCAGCCCGCCGTGCCACTGGTCGAGGCGTTCCGCGACATTCGCGTGCTCGCCTTCGTGGTGATCTGGTTCGCCGTCAATCTCGCGTTCGGGGCGACGCCGATGATCCCCGGCCAGGACGCGCCGATCGCCTGGCAGGCGCATATCGGGGGATTCCTGGTCGGCCTGCTGTTGTTCGGGATCTTCGATCCGGCGCGGCCGCCGAAGCAGCCACAGGGGACCGGCGCCGACGGCGGCGAGCGCGGGCACTAG
- a CDS encoding PAS domain-containing protein, whose product MWKSPEFRGGRHGTSIRHAANRTLYRYWDELRGERPAPMRHEIEPTQIGAMLSDTFILEVSPDKEYAYRLAGTRVCGYFGQELKGRNWLDGWSDQAREALSTLLHTVVTKGTGALVGFTGQTERGHTCPFETLVLPLVNRGATFTRMIGATMPLDQPYWLGAYPVVSLDLTALDILWPNNSGHFRPPPRKPGATGDFPLLRKGHLALYEGGRTD is encoded by the coding sequence ATGTGGAAGTCACCTGAGTTCCGTGGTGGTCGCCATGGGACAAGTATCAGACACGCTGCCAATCGCACCTTGTATCGCTATTGGGACGAGTTGCGGGGCGAGCGGCCGGCGCCGATGCGCCACGAAATCGAGCCCACGCAGATCGGCGCCATGCTGTCGGACACCTTCATCCTGGAGGTGTCGCCCGACAAGGAGTACGCCTACCGGCTCGCCGGCACCCGCGTCTGCGGCTATTTCGGCCAGGAGCTCAAGGGCAGGAACTGGCTCGACGGCTGGTCGGACCAGGCGCGCGAGGCGCTGTCGACGCTCCTGCACACGGTCGTCACGAAAGGCACCGGTGCCCTCGTGGGCTTTACCGGCCAGACCGAACGCGGTCACACCTGTCCGTTCGAAACGCTGGTGCTGCCGCTCGTCAATCGCGGCGCCACCTTCACCCGCATGATCGGCGCCACCATGCCGCTGGACCAGCCCTACTGGCTCGGCGCCTATCCGGTCGTGAGCCTGGACCTCACCGCGCTGGACATCCTGTGGCCGAACAATTCCGGCCACTTCCGCCCGCCGCCCCGCAAGCCGGGCGCCACCGGCGATTTCCCGCTGCTGCGCAAGGGCCATCTCGCGCTCTACGAGGGCGGGCGCACGGACTGA
- a CDS encoding GDYXXLXY domain-containing protein: MTAPPRRWKGVALRLVIVLALQAAALGWMVMSRAELLRTGAEVTLNVVPVDPRDLFRGDFVRLQYDITTLRPGVIGGDSGFSARDPIWVVLDTSLAGPARPAGVFKHQPPALPERTVIRGRVVSAYEGPPPVDDPEGCPAPCRTLRVDYGIEQYFVPEGEGRNLENVRNDGRVTVVVAVDSDGRAAIKKLLVDGIERYQEPLF; the protein is encoded by the coding sequence ATGACGGCCCCGCCCCGCAGATGGAAGGGCGTGGCGCTGCGCCTGGTTATCGTGCTGGCGCTTCAGGCCGCCGCGCTCGGCTGGATGGTGATGAGCCGCGCCGAGTTGCTGCGCACCGGCGCCGAGGTGACGCTCAACGTGGTGCCCGTCGATCCGCGCGACCTGTTCCGCGGCGATTTCGTGCGGCTGCAATACGACATCACGACGCTGCGGCCCGGCGTGATCGGCGGCGATTCCGGCTTCAGCGCCAGGGATCCGATCTGGGTCGTGCTGGACACCAGCCTCGCCGGCCCGGCGCGCCCGGCGGGCGTGTTCAAGCACCAGCCGCCGGCCCTGCCCGAGCGCACGGTGATACGCGGCCGCGTCGTCTCGGCCTACGAGGGGCCCCCGCCCGTCGACGATCCGGAGGGCTGCCCCGCGCCCTGCCGCACGCTGCGCGTCGACTACGGCATCGAACAGTATTTCGTGCCGGAAGGCGAAGGCCGCAATCTCGAGAACGTGCGCAACGATGGCCGCGTCACCGTGGTCGTCGCCGTCGATTCCGACGGTCGCGCGGCGATCAAGAAACTGCTCGTCGACGGGATCGAGCGCTACCAGGAACCGTTGTTCTAG